In Oreochromis aureus strain Israel breed Guangdong linkage group 20, ZZ_aureus, whole genome shotgun sequence, the following are encoded in one genomic region:
- the sgk2a gene encoding serine/threonine-protein kinase Sgk2, whose translation MAHCNLRSPPSSPQDDVNLGPSANPNARPTDFDFLAVIGKGTFGKVLLAKHKADSKFYAVKVLQKKIILKKKEQKNIMAERNVLLKSLKHPFLVRLHYSFQTVEKLYFVLDYVNGGELFFHLQRERCFSEPRARFYTAEVASAIGYLHSLNIVYRDLKPENILLDSQGHVVLTDFGLCKEGVEPEATTSTFCGTPEYLAPEILRKEPYDRTVDWWCLGAVLYEMLFSLPPFYSRDIGEMYDGILHKPLMLPAGKSEAACSLLMGLLQKDQHRRLGAIADFLEIKNHTFFTPINWDDLYHKRITPPYNPNVRGPADTQHIDPEFTREMVPNSVSQTPEFNPSTSSSNAFNGFSFVGTEDSFL comes from the exons ATGGCACACTGTAAT ctgcgGTCACCACCTTCCTCTCCTCAAGATGATGTTAACCTGGGACCTTCAGCAAACCCAAA tgCCAGGCCCACTGACTTTGACTTCTTGGCTGTAATTGGCAAAGGGACCTTTGGAAAG GTCCTGCTTGCCAAGCATAAAGCCGACAGCAAATTCTACGCTGTCAAAGTCCTGCAGAAGAAGATCATCCTGAAGAAAAAAGAG CAAAAGAACATCATGGCAGAGAGAAACGTGCTGCTGAAGAGCCTCAAACACCCGTTTCTGGTTCGGCTTCACTACTCGTTTCAGACTGTAGAGAAGCTCTACTTTGTCCTGGACTACGTAAACGGCGGAGAG TTGTTCTTCCACTTGCAGAGAGAGCGGTGTTTCTCAGAGCCCAGGGCGAGATTCTACACGGCTGAGGTAGCAAGCGCCATCGGCTACCTTCACTCTCTCAACATTGTTTACAG AGATCTGAAGCCAGAAAATATACTTTTAGACTCTCAG GGCCATGTGGTGCTGACAGATTTTGGGCTGTGCAAGGAGGGCGTAGAGCCGGAGGCAACCACCTCGACTTTCTGTGGCACTCCagaa TATTTGGCGCCAGAGATTCTTCGCAAGGAGCCGTATGACAGGACGGTGGACTGGTGGTGTCTGGGAGCTGTGCTCTATGAGATGCTCTTCAGCCTG CCTCCTTTCTACAGCCGTGATATCGGTGAAATGTACGATGGGATCCTTCACAAGCCGCTGATGCTGCCTGCGGGAAAGTCTGAGGCCGCCTGCTCTCTGCTGATGGGTCTTCTCCAGAAAGACCAGCACAGACGCCTGGGAGCCATCGCAGACTTT ttaGAAATAAAGAACCACACCTTTTTCACTCCGATCAACTGGGACGACCTTTACCACAAGAGAATCACTCCTCCTTACAACCCTAACGTG AGGGGCCCAGCTGACACTCAACATATTGATCCTGAGTTCACCAGAGAAATGGTTCCTAACTCAGTGAGTCAGACCCCAGAGTTCAATCCCAGCACCAGCTCCAGCAACGCCTTTAACGGATTCTCCTTTGTCGGCACCGAGGACAGCTTTCTGTGA